Genomic window (Propionibacteriaceae bacterium ZF39):
GAGGTCGCCCTTGCCAGGCGGGAATCACCCTTCCGCGGCGGCCGGCTCCTCGGGCTGGCCAAGAACCTCGTCAACGAACTGCCCTGCACCCTCGCCGCCCTCGAGAGCGGGGCCCTCAGCGAATGGCGCGCCACTCTCATCGCCAGCGAAACCGCCTGCCTCAGCATCGAGGACCGCGGCATCGTGGATCGCTGGTTCATCGCCTACCTGCAGGACCATCCCTCGATCGGTGACACCCGGCTGGAAGCCGAAATCCGTCGCAAGGTCACCGAGACCGACCAAACCGCGGTGGTGCGGCGTCGCAGCAAAGCTGCCGGCGGACGTCGGGTCACCACCCGGCCCCTGCCCGATGACATGGTCGAGGTCACTGCGGTCCTGAAGTTGCAGGAAGGGGTCGCGCTGTATGCCACGCTGCTGAAGGCGGCCGAGGCCGCGATCGCCCAGGGCGACACCCGGGGCAAGGGCGTGATCATGGCCGACCTGCTCGTCGAACGCATCACCGCCCGCCCTGCCGAGGCCCCGTGCGATATCGAGCTCATGGTCGTGATCAGTGACGAAGCCCTGTTCTCCGAAACCGAGGAACCGGCGCATGTCGATGGCTATGGCCCGGTCCCCGCAGCCTGGGTCCGGGACCTCATCGCCGAAGCCGACGACGCCGAACAGCGGATCATGGTCCGGCGGCTGTTCCGCCACCCCGACCGCACCACCCGCATGGAAACCCACCGACGGCAGATGTCACCGGCCATGCGGAAGCTAATCCGGATCCGTGACCACCGCTGCCGGATGCCCTGGTGCAACGCCCGCATTCGCCACACCGACCACGTCATCGACCATTCCAATGGCGGCGACACCTCGGTTCCCAATGGCCAGGGCCTGTGCGCAGCCTGCAACTACACCAAACAAGCCGAGGGCTGGACCTGCACCCCCAGCCAGGACCCCGACCTCGGCCACATCGTCACCATCACAACGCCCACCGGCCATCAATATCGGTCGACCCAGCCCTCAGGCCCGGGAGACTGAATGTGCCCGAGGACTACCCGCCACCCGGCACACCGCGAATGGGCCCCATGACGCGTTCCTCGAGTCGGCGCTCCAGGGCGTACGCCGACCTCGCGACCCGGCGCAGTGTCGGCGCGACCCGGGTCTTGAGCGTGCGCTTCCCACCCGGCAAATCGAGTTCGCCGAGGCGTACCTCCGGGAAGAACCGCGCCTCGTGCTCACCGTGCTCCCACAGCCAATCGGCGGCCGCTCCACGCCGATGGGACAGCACCTCGGGCTGCATCACGAATCCGACCGCCTCGACGAGTCGCGATAACTCGGCGACCGTGAGCCGGGCCGGCGCCTCGGGGGCCGCGACGACGGAGTCGATGATCACTAGGGGGATGCGGTTGCTGTTGGGGTAGGGCTTGAGCTTCTTCAGCAGGGACTCGGTGCCGACCCGGACCACGTCCAGGTCATAACAGGACTGCGCCGTCATCAAGGCCGTCGAGAAGCACCCGACCACCAGCCCGATGGGGCAGCGGTCGAAGAGCGTCTCGGCGAGAACGGGCTCGGTGGATACCTCGACCTGCACGCCCAGCTCCACAGCCCGGGCCAACAGCGGCCCAGCCAGCTCGCTCGGCGCGGTCGGGTGGGGCTTGAACACGACGGTCCGGAACCCGCGCGAGGCTGCCGCCTCGAGCATCTCGACGTGCAGCGTCTCTTCCTCGGCGACCGAGATCAGGCCGAGGGGGGACAGATACTGCCCCAGCAGCAGGGCGAAACGTTCCCCGGTCTCCGGCAGGGGAGCCCCCTCGGCCAACTCGCCCAGCACCCCGGTGAAGACGTCGGTCGGGATGATCTCCCGGCGTACGCCGAACTCCTCCAGCAGCAGCGGGACCAGCCCGGGCACCAGGTCGAGATGGATCAGCCGCTCGATCCGCGAGCCCACCTCGGAGAGGATCTTGTTGCGCGTGGGGCCATAGCTCATCAGCCCGTCGGCGTACACATCGATCGATGCCTGCGGGAAGCACCAGGCGAGGGCCTGGGCGGGGGATACCTGGATGGACTCGACCACCAGGTGCACGGGCTCGTCGCCCAGCTCCCACACCAGCCGGAAATACCGCTCCCACAGGGGCATCTCGGCCTCGAACGGGGTCCACGCCGAGGGATGCAGGGGCTCGATCGCGGCGTTGTAGTTCACCACCCGGTCGAACGGCGCCGCCAACCGCTCGAACGCCGGGCTTTCGGCGAGATCAGCCACCGCTTCCGGCACGCCCGCGTTGTTGCTGCACACCAACACCTTCGCCCCGGCATCCGGAAACAGCCCCGCACGAAGAGCAGCATTCAGAGTGGCGAGGCCATAGAGAGTGGACACCTCGAACAGGTGCGTACGCGTCATCGGGTTCTCCCATCGGCAGGGCTGACAGCGGGATTGGCAGGAAGGCGGTGGGGAGCGATGAGCCGCGTGAGTCGTTCGCGACGGTCCGGGGTCATCTCGGCGAGGGTGTCGGCGAGTACGCGAGCGGGGGCTCCCGCGAGCGACCGCCCGAGGAGCTGGCGGAACGTGTGGGCCAGCTCGGGTGGGAAGCGATCCATCAGCCCCAGGTGATGCAGCGTGAGTTCGCACCAGCGGCGTACGGCCTTGGGCAGGAACCGTTCCGATTCGGGGTCCGCCTCCACGATGCGGATGACCTGCTCCATGGCCGGCACGAAATCGAACTGGGTCGAGGTCGCAACCCGGGTCAGCGAGCCGGCCTGGTCGCGGTGATAGTGCACCCCCGCTACCGAAGGCACCGAGAAGCCCTCCACCGCGAGGTGGAGGCGCCAGATCCAGGGCCGGTCCTCGGCGGTGCGCAGGTCATCGGGAAACCGCAGCAGGCCCTCATCGGCGAGGCGGCGGTGATAGGCGCCGGCCCAGGCGTACGGATAGTCGACCGAAGTCCGCTGGCCGACCGGGCGGATCGCGTCGCGGGCACAGCCGACGCGCCCGTCGCGGAAGCCGGTGGGTACGCGCTTCAGCACCCGTTGCCGGCCTGTCACCTCGATGTGATCGGTGCGGATCATGTCGACACCGAGCCGGTCGATCGAGTCCAGCAGCGCCGGAAAATAGCCGCGAGCCACCGTGTCATCACCATCGAAGAAGGTCAGATAGCGCGTCTCGACGAGATCGATGCCGACGTTCCGGGCACCCGACAGACCGCAGTTCTGTTCCAGCCGGTGCAGTCGCGCGCGGGGCAGCCGGGGGAGAGCGGCGGCGATCACCTCGGCCGTGGCATCCGGCGAGGCATCGTCGACGAACAGCAGTTCGACGCGATCGTCGATCGCCCGGGCCAGGCTGGCCAGCGTGACCGGCAGGCGGTCGGCCAGCCGATAGCAGGGGATGATGACGGTCAGGCCGTTCATCGGCTGACCCTGACCTCAGGGGTACGCCGGCCTGCGTTCAGCAGGCCCGCCTGGCGTCGCAACGCCTCGACGGCCTGGCGGCGGCTCTCGGGCATGGCCCGGATCACGGAGTTGAGGAGGTCCTGGTCGGCGGTGTCGAGGAGCGCGCCGGCCTCGCGTACGAACCGCGCCCGCAACCCTGGGGTGAACCGACTGCGATGCTGCCAGTGCCACGCGAACAGGCCCGCCCAGGTCTTCATAACCTTGGGCATGAAGCGCTCGGACTCGGGATCGGCCAGCACGACCTCCCGGACCTGCCGCATCGACTCGGTGACGGCGAGCTGACGGACATCGCCCGTCTGGGTCAGTGAGCCCTCGACGGCCTGGCGATAGTGCACCCCAACGGTCCGGGCGATGGTGAACTCCGGCACCTTCAGGTGGAGGCTCCAGATGCCCGGCCGGTCCTCGGCGGTGCGCAGCTCGGGCGGGTAGTAGACGATCCCCTGTTCGACGAGCCGTCGGTGGTAGACGCCGGACCACGCATGGGCGAAATCGACCGAGGACGTTCGGGCCGAGAGGATCGACTCGCGCGGCGACCCGATGCGACCGGCGCGATTGATGTCCGGGATGCGGACGAGCTGTCGCTGCCGTCCGGTGCACAGGATGTGGTCGGTGCGGACCCAGTCGACGCCCGACGCCAGGACCTCGTCGAGCAGCGCCGGATAGTAGCCCTTGCTCACCCAGTCGTCGCCGTCGAGGAACGTCACCCAGTCGGTGTCGAGTTGCTCCAGCGCCGCCATGCGCGCCCCGGCGAGCCCGCGATTCTCACCCAGCAGCAGAAGCCGGGCACCCGGCAGTGTGCGGGAGGCCGCCTCCAGTCGCTCAGGAGTGTCGTCCGGTGAGGCGTCATCCACGAGGAGGAACCGGATCCGCGGATCGGCCGACCAGCGCAGACTGGACAGGGCGTCCGTGGCCATGGGGCCCAGCCGGAAGAAGTTGACCACTACGGTCAGCAACGGAGAAGCAGCGGGCATGGTGCCACCCTAGTGCGGGTGAGCGGGCCCGGATCAACAGCCAGGTATAGCCTTCGGTGCGTGGCCGGGCGTACGGGCCGACAACGACCCACGTCGACGCGACGTGAATTGGAGAGGGAAGCAATGAGCAGTGTGGAGAGCGCACCGATCCGGATGTTCGGTGACCGGCCTGTCGGCTCCGGTCATCCGGTCTATGTCTGCGGTGAGATCGGCATCAACCACAACGGCGACGTCGACAACGCAATTCGCCTGATCGACCACGCGGTCCATGCGGGCGCCGATGCGGTCAAGTTCCAGAAGCGTACGCCGGAGATCTGCACCCCGCGCGACCAGTGGGACATCGAGCGCGACACGCCGTGGGGCCGCATGCCCTACATCGACTATCGCCACCGCGTCGAGTTCGGGGTCGAGGAATACAGCCGCATCGACGAACACTGCAAGCAGCGCGGCATCGCCTGGTTCGCCTCCCCGTGGGACACCGAGGCCGTCGACTTTCTCGAGCAGTTCGACCTGCCGGCCCACAAGGTCGCCTCCGCCTCCCTGACCGACGACGAACTGCTGCAGAAGCTGCGCTCGACCGGTCGCACCGTCATCCTCTCGACCGGCATGTCGACCCCGGCGCAGATCCGCCACGCCATCGAGGTCCTCGGCAGCGAGAACGCGCTCATGTGCCATGCGACCAGCACCTATCCGGCCAAGCCGGAGGAGCTCAACCTCCGCATGATCCACACGCTCGGGCGCGAATATCCCAACGTGCCGATCGGCTACTCGGGCCACGAGACGGGCCTCCAGACCACGCTCGCCGCCGTCGCCCTCGGCGCCGTCTTCGTCGAGCGCCACATCACCCTCGACCGCGCGATGTGGGGCTCCGACCAGGCCGCCTCGGTCGAGCCCGGTGGCCTCGAGCGTCTCGTGCGCGACATCCGCGTCATCGAGACCGCCCTGGGTGACGGCGTCAAGAAGGTCTATGACTCCGAGCTCGGCCCGATGAAGAAGCTGCGCCGCGTGCGCGGCATCATCGCCGAGGCCGGCGACGATTCGGTGACCGAGCCGATCGCCTGACCATCGTGTCCCGGAAGCGGCCGAACGCCCTCGCCTTCGCCGAGAGCCCGGCCCAACTCCTGAACGCGCTCGAGTGGGCGTACGCCGAGAATGCCCGGGCGTACGCCCGCCTCGTCGTCCTGGGCCCCGGCGACCCGACGACGCGTTTCCAGCTCCACCGCTTGTCGGATCTGGCGCGTGCGGACGGGTTCGAGGTGGTCTGGGCAGAGGTACGCCGGGGAGCCGGCACCGCGCGTGAGCTCGCCCGGCTGGCCCGGCAGGTGCGCGGGGCCGCTGCCCTCGTCATCGGGGACCCCTATTCGGGGATGATCCAGCTCCTGCTGAATGGGGTGGCACCTACCACCCGGCTGGTCGTCGTCGACGACGGCACCGCGACCCTGCGCTACGCCGAGCAGTGGGAACGCGGTGAGGAACTCAAGCGCTGGCACCTGGACCGCCGGGGCGTACCCTCGCGGATCACGGGCTTCCGCGCCACCCGACTGCTGGGCCACCGCAGCGACCGGGTCGAGCTGTTCACGGCCATGCCGGTCACCGCGCCGATCCCGATGCGGTCGAACACCTACGAATGGGTACGCCAGCGCTTCGCCATCCCCGCCATCCTCCCTGGCACCGATCTGATGGGCACCTCGCTGGTCGAGACCGGGGTCATCGACGAGTCGGCGTACCTCACCGGCGTCGCGCGACTGGTCACCGAGCGCGCGGTGACGCGCTACCTCCCGCACCGCCGGGAGGCCCCGGCCAAGCTCGCGGCGATCGAGCGACTGGGCGTACGCATCGTCACGCCGGACCTGCCGATGGAGGTCTATGCGCGACGTGGGCCGATCGGGCAGTCGATCCTGTCGTTCCCGTCGACCGTGCTCCATACGTTGCCCCTCGTGCTCGCCGGCACCGACGTCTCGATCGAGGCCCTGTCGGTCGACGACGACTGGTTCGTGGCCGGCGCCCGCGATGAGGAGCGGGCGTTCGTGCGCGGGATCTGATCCGTACGCCGACCCGAGCGTCCCGACGTCAGAGGCAGCGAGGCTGATCGGGCGATCTTCGGTAGCATGCCCGGGTGGATTCCTTGACGTTGTTGCCCGCAGTGGATGTGAAGGGCGGCCAGGCCGTCCAGCTCGTGCAGGGGGTGGACGGCACCGAGAAGGTGTTCGGCGACCCGCTCGAAGCCGCGCGTCGCTGGCAGGATGCCGGCGCCGAGTGGATTCACCTCGTCGACCTCGACGCCGCGTTCGGCACCGGCTCCAACGCCGAGGCCATCGGCCGCGTGATCGACGCGATGGATCTCAAGGTCGAACTGTCCGGCGGCATCCGCGACGAGGCCAGCCTCGAGCGTGCGCTCGGCACCGGCTGCGAGCGCGTCAACATCGGCACCGCCGCGCTGGAGAACCCCGAGTGGTGCGAGGAGATCATCCGGCGCCACGGCGACCGGATCGCCATCGGCCTCGACGTCAAGGGCGACAAGCTCGCCGCACGGGGTTGGACCCGCGAGGGCGGCAATGTCTACGAGACCCTCAAGCGCCTCGACGACGCCGGCTGCAAGCGCTATGTCGTGACCGACGTGGCCTCCGATGGCATGCTGACCGGCCCCAATTACGAGCTGCTGGGCGCGATCTGCGCACGCACCGAGAGCCCCGTCGTGGCCTCCGGTGGCATCTCGTCGCTCGAAGACCTGCGTCGCCTGCGCGGGCTGGTGCCGATCGGCATCGAGGCCGCCATCATCGGCACCGCTCTCTATGTCGGCAACTTCACCCTCACCGACGCCCTCGCGGTCGCCCGCGGCGAGGAGATCACCGAGCACGGGGACGCTCAGTGACCCAGACCCTGTTGAGTGGGGAGGTCCACGGCCGGCCCACTCTTGATGGCCGCCTGTCCGAACTCCTGGCCGGCAAGAAGATCGTGCTCACCGGGGTCACCGGATTCATCGGCGAGCAGATCCTGTGGAAGATCCTGACGGACCTGCCCGACACGACTGCCGGCGTACTCGTGCGGCGCAAGGGCTCCGCCTCCGCCCGCGATCGGATGATCCAGCTCGTCAAGAAGAAGATCTTCAAAGAGGTACGCGACGCCGCCGGGGGAGCGGAAGAGCTTCTCGACGCCCGCGTCCAGGTCATCGAAGGTGACCTGCCGAACGTGCCCGACCTGCCCCGCGACACCGACGTGTTGATCCACTGCGCGGGGGATGTGTCGTTCGACCCGCCGATCGACCAGGCGTTCAAGACCAACGTGCTCGGCACGAAAGCCCTGCTTGACAAGTTCCGCGAGGCCATGTCGGACGACGAGGGCAACCTCGTCAAGGTGCCGCACTATGTGCACGTGTCGACGGCCTACACCGCCGGCCGTCGCCGCGGTGCGATCCCCGAGGCGGCCCACGAGCACCCGATCGACTATGCCGTCGAGACCGAGTGGGCCCTCAAGCTCGCCGAGCGCATCGAGATCGAGTCGCGCAGTGCCGAGCGACTGACCGAGCTCCGCGAGCAGGCCGAGCGGGAGCATCGCCAGGCGGGCTACCTGACCACGGCAGCCGACACCGAGCGGCGCCGCAAGGACTGGGTGCACGAGCAGCTGGTCCTGGCCGGCACCGAACGGGCGCGCTCGGTGGGCTGGACCGATGTCTACACGTTCGCGAAGGCCATGGGCGAGCGCATCGTCGCCGACCTGGGCAAGGACATGCGCGTGTCCATCGTCCGGCCCGCGATCGTCGAGTCGTCGATGAAGCATCCCTATCCGGGCTGGATCGAGGGCTTCAAGATGGCCGAACCGCTCATCCTGGCCTACGGCAAGGGCGAGTTGCCAGAGGTCCCGGCATCGCCCGATTCGGTCATCGACATCATCCCCTGCGACATGGTCGTCAACTGCATCCTCGCAGTGTGTGCGACCGAGCCCGAGATCGGCCGCCCGGAGTTCTATCACTCCAACTCCGGCGCCCGGAATCCGCTGACGTTCCGTGACATCTATGTCCACGTCCGGCGCTATTTCACCGAGCATCCGTTCGATCGCGGTGAGCGCGGCCAGACCAAGCTGCCGATCTGGAACTGGCCGGGTTCGGCCCAGGTCGAGCGGTTCCTCGCGACCTCGGAGGTGGCATCCCGCTGGGCCGACAAGGCCCTCAGCTTCGCCCCGCGGTCCCGGCGTACCCGAAACCTGGCCAAGTCGCTCGACAAGGCCAGCGGCCGGCTGGGGTTCCTGCGGCGCTATCTGACCATCTATGGCGAATATCTCCGCACCGAGCTCCACTTCGTCGACGACCACACGCTGGCGCTCCATCGCTCGCTGCACCCCGACGATGTCGCCCGCTGGAGCTTCGACTCGGCCGAGGTCGACTGGACGGAATACATCGAGGAGATCCACTGCCCGGCGGTCACGGCTCCTGTGCGCCGGATGGATGCCGTACGCCGGCGCCGGGGCAATACCGCTTCGACCTATCGCGACCTCAGCCGCTCGACTACCGACCCCAAGCAGGTCGTGGCCGTGTTCGACCTCGACGGCACCGTCATGAGCGGCAACGTCGTCGAGACCTATCTCTGGGCCAAGCTCCCGGAGCTGGGCCCGACGGGGCAGGCGCAGGAGATCCTCTCCCTCGTCAAGGCGCTCCCGAGCTATCTGCAGGCCGAACGCCGCGACCGCGGCACGTTCCTGCGGGCGCTCTATCGCCGCTATGAGGGCGCCGACCTGGCCGCGCTCGATCATGCGGTGGACACGCGTATCGCCGAGCACATCCTCGACCGGCTCTCCCCGGACGCGATCCGCCGCATCCGCGAGCATCGCGCGCTCGGCCACACGACGGTCCTGATGACCGGTGCCATCCGGTCGCTGACCCGGCCGCTGCAACCGCTGTTCGATGTCATCGTGGCCGCCGACCTGTCGGTCGACGAAGAGGGCCGCTGCACCGGCTTCCTCACCGGACCGCCGATGGTCGGCGAATCCCGGTCGGCGTGGCTGCGCCACTGGGCGACGCTCAACGGCATCGACCTGTCGGAGTCCTTCGCCTATGCCGATTCCCATGTCGACCTCCCGATGCTGTCGGCTGTCGGCCACCCCGTTGCCGTCAATCCCGACCTCGGCCTGATGCGCGCCGCGCAGAAGAACTCGTGGTCGATCGTGGAATGGGAGGCGATGTCGCAGACCCCGCGCTGGTCGATCGCCCCCAAGAAGGAGAAGTGAGCATGTCCCGCCCTGGTTTCGTTCTCGAGGTGGACGAGCGCACGCCGC
Coding sequences:
- a CDS encoding DUF222 domain-containing protein; amino-acid sequence: MIDLSEVETFDVPEPPPWLLEQWREHDAWFDAQGNPEPQDSAEEEEDAGQWEPGDLGWEPCELDDSEIVAWMHRLGTALLPGTEGALIDLIRGLEDLKSCAAAVQARAAVAFDATRRQAEADRGIAVSRRGIGVGAEVALARRESPFRGGRLLGLAKNLVNELPCTLAALESGALSEWRATLIASETACLSIEDRGIVDRWFIAYLQDHPSIGDTRLEAEIRRKVTETDQTAVVRRRSKAAGGRRVTTRPLPDDMVEVTAVLKLQEGVALYATLLKAAEAAIAQGDTRGKGVIMADLLVERITARPAEAPCDIELMVVISDEALFSETEEPAHVDGYGPVPAAWVRDLIAEADDAEQRIMVRRLFRHPDRTTRMETHRRQMSPAMRKLIRIRDHRCRMPWCNARIRHTDHVIDHSNGGDTSVPNGQGLCAACNYTKQAEGWTCTPSQDPDLGHIVTITTPTGHQYRSTQPSGPGD
- a CDS encoding polysialyltransferase family glycosyltransferase, producing the protein MTRTHLFEVSTLYGLATLNAALRAGLFPDAGAKVLVCSNNAGVPEAVADLAESPAFERLAAPFDRVVNYNAAIEPLHPSAWTPFEAEMPLWERYFRLVWELGDEPVHLVVESIQVSPAQALAWCFPQASIDVYADGLMSYGPTRNKILSEVGSRIERLIHLDLVPGLVPLLLEEFGVRREIIPTDVFTGVLGELAEGAPLPETGERFALLLGQYLSPLGLISVAEEETLHVEMLEAAASRGFRTVVFKPHPTAPSELAGPLLARAVELGVQVEVSTEPVLAETLFDRCPIGLVVGCFSTALMTAQSCYDLDVVRVGTESLLKKLKPYPNSNRIPLVIIDSVVAAPEAPARLTVAELSRLVEAVGFVMQPEVLSHRRGAAADWLWEHGEHEARFFPEVRLGELDLPGGKRTLKTRVAPTLRRVARSAYALERRLEERVMGPIRGVPGGG
- a CDS encoding glycosyltransferase family 2 protein; translated protein: MNGLTVIIPCYRLADRLPVTLASLARAIDDRVELLFVDDASPDATAEVIAAALPRLPRARLHRLEQNCGLSGARNVGIDLVETRYLTFFDGDDTVARGYFPALLDSIDRLGVDMIRTDHIEVTGRQRVLKRVPTGFRDGRVGCARDAIRPVGQRTSVDYPYAWAGAYHRRLADEGLLRFPDDLRTAEDRPWIWRLHLAVEGFSVPSVAGVHYHRDQAGSLTRVATSTQFDFVPAMEQVIRIVEADPESERFLPKAVRRWCELTLHHLGLMDRFPPELAHTFRQLLGRSLAGAPARVLADTLAEMTPDRRERLTRLIAPHRLPANPAVSPADGRTR
- a CDS encoding glycosyltransferase family 2 protein; this translates as MPAASPLLTVVVNFFRLGPMATDALSSLRWSADPRIRFLLVDDASPDDTPERLEAASRTLPGARLLLLGENRGLAGARMAALEQLDTDWVTFLDGDDWVSKGYYPALLDEVLASGVDWVRTDHILCTGRQRQLVRIPDINRAGRIGSPRESILSARTSSVDFAHAWSGVYHRRLVEQGIVYYPPELRTAEDRPGIWSLHLKVPEFTIARTVGVHYRQAVEGSLTQTGDVRQLAVTESMRQVREVVLADPESERFMPKVMKTWAGLFAWHWQHRSRFTPGLRARFVREAGALLDTADQDLLNSVIRAMPESRRQAVEALRRQAGLLNAGRRTPEVRVSR
- a CDS encoding N-acetylneuraminate synthase family protein, with translation MSSVESAPIRMFGDRPVGSGHPVYVCGEIGINHNGDVDNAIRLIDHAVHAGADAVKFQKRTPEICTPRDQWDIERDTPWGRMPYIDYRHRVEFGVEEYSRIDEHCKQRGIAWFASPWDTEAVDFLEQFDLPAHKVASASLTDDELLQKLRSTGRTVILSTGMSTPAQIRHAIEVLGSENALMCHATSTYPAKPEELNLRMIHTLGREYPNVPIGYSGHETGLQTTLAAVALGAVFVERHITLDRAMWGSDQAASVEPGGLERLVRDIRVIETALGDGVKKVYDSELGPMKKLRRVRGIIAEAGDDSVTEPIA
- the priA gene encoding bifunctional 1-(5-phosphoribosyl)-5-((5-phosphoribosylamino)methylideneamino)imidazole-4-carboxamide isomerase/phosphoribosylanthranilate isomerase PriA, which encodes MDSLTLLPAVDVKGGQAVQLVQGVDGTEKVFGDPLEAARRWQDAGAEWIHLVDLDAAFGTGSNAEAIGRVIDAMDLKVELSGGIRDEASLERALGTGCERVNIGTAALENPEWCEEIIRRHGDRIAIGLDVKGDKLAARGWTREGGNVYETLKRLDDAGCKRYVVTDVASDGMLTGPNYELLGAICARTESPVVASGGISSLEDLRRLRGLVPIGIEAAIIGTALYVGNFTLTDALAVARGEEITEHGDAQ
- a CDS encoding HAD-IB family hydrolase, with product MTQTLLSGEVHGRPTLDGRLSELLAGKKIVLTGVTGFIGEQILWKILTDLPDTTAGVLVRRKGSASARDRMIQLVKKKIFKEVRDAAGGAEELLDARVQVIEGDLPNVPDLPRDTDVLIHCAGDVSFDPPIDQAFKTNVLGTKALLDKFREAMSDDEGNLVKVPHYVHVSTAYTAGRRRGAIPEAAHEHPIDYAVETEWALKLAERIEIESRSAERLTELREQAEREHRQAGYLTTAADTERRRKDWVHEQLVLAGTERARSVGWTDVYTFAKAMGERIVADLGKDMRVSIVRPAIVESSMKHPYPGWIEGFKMAEPLILAYGKGELPEVPASPDSVIDIIPCDMVVNCILAVCATEPEIGRPEFYHSNSGARNPLTFRDIYVHVRRYFTEHPFDRGERGQTKLPIWNWPGSAQVERFLATSEVASRWADKALSFAPRSRRTRNLAKSLDKASGRLGFLRRYLTIYGEYLRTELHFVDDHTLALHRSLHPDDVARWSFDSAEVDWTEYIEEIHCPAVTAPVRRMDAVRRRRGNTASTYRDLSRSTTDPKQVVAVFDLDGTVMSGNVVETYLWAKLPELGPTGQAQEILSLVKALPSYLQAERRDRGTFLRALYRRYEGADLAALDHAVDTRIAEHILDRLSPDAIRRIREHRALGHTTVLMTGAIRSLTRPLQPLFDVIVAADLSVDEEGRCTGFLTGPPMVGESRSAWLRHWATLNGIDLSESFAYADSHVDLPMLSAVGHPVAVNPDLGLMRAAQKNSWSIVEWEAMSQTPRWSIAPKKEK